One stretch of Legionella birminghamensis DNA includes these proteins:
- a CDS encoding IS256 family transposase, with product MKDCNLKSVSTPVKKITDPLTELLRNGARDLIKQAVEAELCAMLSDYEDLKLIDGRQAVVRNGYLPERTIQTGIGDVIIKVPKVRDRSGSGIQFNSNLLPPYLRRTKSIEELIPWLYLKGLSTGDYSEALGSLLGEHAKGLSPNTVSRLKSQWLEEHQSWQCQDLSQKRYVYWWADGIYSQVRMDDRLCLLVIIGVTEYGHKELVAVSDGYRESSASWEELLTSLRQRGLTHSPKLSAGDGALGFWNELSKVYPDSRHQRCWVHKTANILNKLPKSVQPKIKDALHDIWMAPTRKDAYKAFDNTLELFSAKYPKAMGCLSKDREELLAFYDFPAEHWIHIRTTNPIESAFATVRLRTKKSRNCGSRDSTLAMVFKLMESAQKRWIKIRGFNLLTLVVNNVKFEDGVQVVEQSDRKAA from the coding sequence ATGAAGGATTGTAATCTGAAATCAGTATCTACACCAGTTAAAAAAATCACTGATCCATTAACCGAATTATTAAGGAATGGTGCACGTGATTTAATTAAGCAAGCGGTTGAAGCAGAGTTATGCGCCATGCTTTCTGACTATGAGGATTTAAAGCTAATCGATGGCAGGCAAGCCGTTGTGCGCAATGGATATTTGCCGGAGAGAACGATTCAAACAGGCATTGGTGATGTCATTATCAAGGTACCCAAGGTGAGGGATCGAAGTGGTTCAGGGATTCAATTTAATAGCAATCTACTGCCACCCTATTTAAGACGTACGAAGAGCATTGAAGAATTAATCCCCTGGCTCTATTTGAAAGGCTTATCGACGGGTGATTATTCAGAAGCATTAGGTTCACTATTGGGAGAACATGCAAAAGGCTTATCCCCAAATACAGTATCTCGGCTAAAAAGCCAATGGCTTGAAGAGCATCAGAGCTGGCAATGTCAGGATTTAAGTCAAAAGCGTTATGTTTATTGGTGGGCTGATGGTATCTATAGCCAGGTTAGAATGGATGACCGCTTATGTTTGCTGGTTATTATTGGTGTTACGGAATATGGTCACAAAGAGCTGGTTGCTGTGAGTGATGGGTATCGTGAGTCATCGGCAAGCTGGGAGGAGTTGCTCACGAGCCTGCGACAAAGAGGTCTTACACATTCACCAAAATTGTCTGCTGGTGATGGTGCACTGGGCTTTTGGAATGAGCTGAGTAAAGTCTATCCCGACTCGCGTCATCAGCGCTGCTGGGTGCATAAGACGGCCAATATTCTCAATAAATTACCAAAATCTGTGCAGCCAAAAATAAAAGACGCGCTGCATGACATTTGGATGGCACCGACTCGCAAGGACGCTTACAAGGCTTTCGATAACACATTGGAATTATTCAGTGCCAAGTACCCCAAAGCAATGGGTTGCTTGAGTAAAGATCGAGAGGAACTGCTTGCGTTTTATGATTTTCCCGCAGAACATTGGATTCATATTCGAACAACAAATCCAATAGAATCCGCTTTTGCGACTGTGCGCTTACGTACAAAAAAATCGCGTAATTGTGGCTCGAGAGATAGCACGCTAGCAATGGTGTTTAAGCTAATGGAATCCGCTCAGAAGCGGTGGATAAAAATTAGAGGGTTTAACCTATTAACACTGGTCGTTAACAACGTTAAGTTTGAAGACGGAGTGCAGGTTGTTGAACAATCAGACAGGAAGGCCGCCTGA
- a CDS encoding BRO family protein: MGNNPANFEQYHIRRLYDEETGTWFFSVVDVVQALIQQPEYQKTRKYWNKLKERLNKEGSEVVTNCHRLKMKAENNKLRLTDAATAETLLRLIQSVPSPKAEPIKLWLAKVGYERMQEMSDPSQALDRARETCKQHGYSEKWIQQRMTGQETRNKLTDYWKEHGMNPVNLQSLLISFIKNGQD; the protein is encoded by the coding sequence ATGGGAAATAACCCAGCCAATTTTGAACAATACCATATTCGACGTTTATATGATGAAGAAACTGGAACATGGTTTTTTTCAGTTGTAGATGTAGTCCAGGCTTTGATACAACAACCTGAATATCAAAAAACCAGAAAATATTGGAACAAACTGAAAGAACGATTAAACAAAGAAGGAAGTGAAGTGGTGACAAATTGTCACCGGTTGAAAATGAAAGCTGAAAACAACAAATTGAGACTTACAGATGCAGCAACCGCTGAAACATTATTACGGCTCATTCAATCAGTGCCAAGCCCAAAGGCTGAACCCATTAAATTATGGCTAGCTAAAGTCGGCTACGAACGTATGCAAGAAATGTCAGACCCCTCTCAAGCACTTGATAGAGCCAGAGAAACATGTAAACAACATGGCTACAGTGAAAAATGGATACAACAACGCATGACGGGTCAGGAAACCCGGAATAAGCTCACGGACTATTGGAAAGAACATGGCATGAACCCAGTGAATTTGCAATCCTTACTAATATCATTCATCAAGAATGGACAGGATTGA
- a CDS encoding OmpA family protein, whose translation MMVFMLIAVTFMLRVEQTTTLVVKEFEETKSDLAQALQKEFAKDLRQWDAELLGDMTIRFDNPDVLFDTGSSVVKPAFKRILNDFIPRYISLVSSEKYRNSIKEIRIEGHTSKKWALDTDVKTAYIKNMRLSQERAQSMLEYILSLPSLLEHEKWMRKFLTSSGFSSSKPVFNQLHIADDNRSQRVEFVIVTNADSKLDEISEQIRSMKNG comes from the coding sequence ATGATGGTTTTTATGCTAATAGCAGTAACTTTTATGTTGAGAGTTGAACAAACCACTACATTAGTCGTTAAAGAGTTTGAAGAAACAAAGAGTGATTTAGCTCAAGCTTTGCAAAAGGAGTTTGCAAAAGATTTAAGGCAGTGGGATGCTGAACTACTTGGTGATATGACAATAAGATTTGATAACCCCGATGTTCTTTTTGATACGGGATCTTCCGTCGTTAAGCCTGCCTTTAAAAGGATTCTTAATGATTTCATACCTCGGTATATATCACTTGTCTCATCAGAAAAATACAGAAATTCAATAAAAGAAATACGCATTGAAGGTCATACATCAAAGAAATGGGCATTAGATACGGATGTAAAAACTGCATATATTAAAAATATGCGCTTGTCACAAGAGAGAGCTCAATCAATGTTGGAGTATATTTTGAGCTTGCCTTCTCTGCTGGAACACGAAAAATGGATGCGTAAGTTTTTAACATCAAGTGGTTTTTCTTCATCAAAACCAGTATTCAATCAATTACATATTGCTGATGACAATCGTTCACAGCGCGTAGAGTTTGTAATTGTTACTAATGCTGATTCAAAATTAGATGAAATCTCTGAACAGATTAGAAGTATGAAAAATGGTTAA
- a CDS encoding HpcH/HpaI aldolase/citrate lyase family protein, which translates to MDLSTSPAILFTPGNKPERFDKGLTSGADALILELEDAVAPDEKELARDNILKFLDKKTAQNLPIIIRINHITTDAGLTDLMAFREAKAHFDAILYPKTESADELKIIYDILQLEAKNIKLFALIETGKGLHQLGSIVMNAPVSGIFFGAADFATDLECQLSWETMAVARSQIIQAAALKKIAAIDSPFFDFGNEQGLIEETLKVKALGFKGKMAIHPKQIKPIKENFAPAADQIERAKNIVALFEQAEGKACQYKGEMVDVPVYKHAQQVLKLAKNIKGQGHE; encoded by the coding sequence ATGGACTTATCCACTTCTCCAGCCATTTTATTCACTCCCGGGAATAAACCTGAGCGGTTCGACAAAGGGTTAACCTCTGGTGCGGATGCGCTTATTTTAGAACTTGAGGATGCTGTTGCCCCCGATGAAAAAGAACTAGCAAGAGATAATATCTTAAAGTTTTTAGATAAAAAAACCGCGCAGAATTTGCCCATTATTATTCGAATTAACCACATCACGACTGATGCAGGACTTACCGACCTAATGGCATTCAGGGAAGCAAAAGCACATTTTGATGCCATTTTATACCCTAAAACAGAAAGTGCAGATGAATTAAAAATTATTTATGACATTCTTCAATTAGAAGCTAAGAACATTAAATTATTTGCTTTGATCGAAACAGGGAAAGGTTTACATCAACTCGGTTCGATTGTAATGAATGCGCCTGTTTCAGGAATTTTTTTTGGTGCAGCTGACTTTGCAACCGATCTTGAATGCCAGTTAAGCTGGGAAACAATGGCTGTTGCGCGCAGCCAGATTATTCAAGCGGCTGCTTTAAAGAAAATAGCGGCCATTGATTCCCCATTTTTCGATTTCGGTAACGAGCAAGGGCTTATTGAGGAAACCCTTAAAGTAAAAGCGCTTGGCTTTAAAGGAAAAATGGCAATTCACCCAAAGCAAATAAAGCCCATTAAAGAGAATTTTGCTCCTGCTGCTGATCAAATTGAGCGGGCAAAAAATATTGTCGCCCTCTTTGAACAAGCGGAAGGTAAAGCTTGCCAATATAAGGGCGAAATGGTTGATGTTCCCGTTTACAAACACGCGCAGCAAGTACTTAAACTCGCGAAAAATATTAAAGGACAAGGTCATGAGTAA
- a CDS encoding integrase domain-containing protein gives MSNKLRSALYSVHQLIKQMQGYSYASKADMKHMINRCMKDLHDLGFKVGHLNGLKPKHIYILVILVEHWKKQGKSPATIKNYMSKLCKLAYFLDKPKLVKTGNDSYQIDKRTYIPTQNKAIHHIDLNLCTDPHIRLSLEAQMLFGLRREESMKFVVSEAWHGYCLHIKPSWTKGGIGRLLKITNEEQMKWLLKVSQQIRRGESLIPAERTYKQHLAQYQQQAKLMGVCKLHGLRHAYAQRRYTELTKEIAPLKVGLICPIAGGKTATELNFEEKQIDRQAREIISRELGHSRLNITKTYLG, from the coding sequence ATGAGCAATAAATTACGCAGCGCACTTTACTCAGTACACCAATTAATTAAACAAATGCAGGGTTACTCCTATGCCAGCAAGGCAGATATGAAACATATGATTAATCGTTGCATGAAAGATTTACATGATTTAGGTTTCAAAGTTGGTCATTTAAATGGTCTAAAGCCCAAGCATATCTATATACTGGTTATACTGGTTGAACATTGGAAAAAACAGGGCAAGAGTCCCGCAACTATCAAGAATTATATGTCCAAACTGTGTAAACTCGCTTATTTTCTTGATAAACCCAAGCTGGTTAAAACTGGTAATGACTCCTATCAAATTGATAAACGCACTTATATTCCTACTCAAAATAAAGCAATCCACCATATTGATTTAAACTTATGCACCGATCCACACATACGCCTTTCACTGGAAGCACAAATGCTTTTTGGTCTACGTAGGGAAGAATCGATGAAATTTGTAGTCAGTGAAGCATGGCATGGTTATTGTTTGCATATCAAACCCAGTTGGACAAAAGGCGGTATCGGTCGATTGCTTAAAATCACCAATGAAGAGCAAATGAAATGGCTATTAAAAGTCTCGCAACAGATTAGACGGGGTGAGTCACTAATTCCTGCGGAAAGAACCTATAAGCAACATTTAGCCCAATATCAACAACAGGCTAAATTAATGGGAGTCTGTAAATTGCATGGCCTGCGTCATGCTTATGCTCAACGTCGATATACTGAATTGACCAAAGAGATTGCTCCGTTAAAGGTAGGATTAATCTGTCCAATAGCTGGTGGGAAAACTGCTACAGAATTAAATTTTGAAGAGAAGCAAATTGATAGACAGGCTCGAGAAATTATCAGCCGTGAACTTGGTCATTCGCGTTTAAATATTACTAAGACATATCTTGGATAG
- a CDS encoding IS256 family transposase, which translates to MKDCNLKQSSTPAVAKGFEDPLTEVLRQGAKELIRKAVEAELSEMLSAYSDVRLLDGRPAVVRNGYLPARQLQTGIGEVEVQVPKVRDRSGSGIHFSSQLLPPYLRRTKSMEELIPWLYLKGLSTGDYTEALSALVGESARGLSANTVSRLKEKWLDEHKEWQRQDLSDKRYVYWWADGIYSKVRMDDKVCLLVIIGVTESGVKELVAVNDGYRESAASWSEVLTDLRQRGLPTAPKLAVGDGALGFWSALGAIYPETRQQRCWVHKTANVLNKLPKSMQPKVKAALHEIWMASTKEEAYKAFDNTVELYSAKYPKAMECLAKDKEELLAFYDFPAEHWIHIRTTNPIESAFATVRLRTNKSRNCGSRDTTLAMVFKLMEVAQKRWIKIRGFNLLTLVVNNVKFVNGVQVNEQSNRVAA; encoded by the coding sequence ATGAAGGATTGTAATCTAAAGCAGTCATCGACACCAGCGGTAGCCAAGGGCTTTGAAGACCCGTTAACGGAGGTGTTGAGACAAGGAGCAAAAGAGTTGATAAGGAAAGCGGTTGAGGCCGAACTATCAGAGATGCTCTCAGCGTACTCAGACGTGCGTTTACTGGATGGTCGTCCAGCAGTAGTCAGGAATGGTTATCTCCCCGCGAGACAGCTTCAGACGGGGATAGGAGAAGTAGAGGTTCAAGTCCCGAAGGTACGAGATCGTAGCGGTTCAGGTATTCATTTTAGCAGTCAGTTGTTGCCGCCCTACTTGAGACGGACGAAGAGCATGGAAGAACTCATTCCTTGGCTGTATTTAAAAGGGTTATCAACAGGAGATTATACAGAAGCCTTATCCGCGTTAGTTGGCGAGAGTGCGCGCGGACTGTCAGCCAATACAGTGTCGCGATTAAAAGAAAAATGGCTTGATGAACACAAAGAGTGGCAACGCCAGGATTTAAGCGACAAACGCTATGTTTATTGGTGGGCTGATGGTATTTACAGCAAGGTTCGCATGGATGACAAGGTGTGCCTTCTAGTCATCATTGGTGTTACTGAGAGCGGGGTAAAAGAGCTTGTAGCGGTTAATGATGGGTATCGAGAGTCCGCAGCGAGCTGGAGTGAGGTGCTTACTGACCTGCGCCAACGAGGCCTTCCAACGGCTCCGAAGTTAGCCGTGGGGGATGGGGCATTGGGATTCTGGAGTGCCCTTGGAGCCATTTACCCTGAAACACGGCAACAGCGGTGCTGGGTGCACAAAACAGCGAATGTATTAAACAAGCTACCCAAATCGATGCAGCCAAAGGTAAAGGCCGCTTTGCATGAGATTTGGATGGCATCGACCAAAGAAGAGGCCTATAAGGCGTTTGATAATACGGTGGAGCTTTACAGCGCTAAGTACCCAAAAGCGATGGAGTGCCTGGCCAAGGACAAAGAGGAACTGTTGGCCTTCTACGATTTTCCGGCCGAACACTGGATTCACATACGGACAACCAATCCCATTGAATCTGCCTTCGCTACAGTGCGTCTGAGGACTAATAAGTCCAGAAACTGTGGCTCCAGAGACACCACCCTGGCAATGGTCTTTAAGCTCATGGAAGTGGCTCAAAAACGATGGATTAAAATTAGAGGGTTTAACCTATTAACATTAGTTGTTAATAATGTGAAATTTGTAAACGGAGTGCAAGTTAATGAGCAGTCAAACAGAGTGGCCGCCTAA
- a CDS encoding MaoC/PaaZ C-terminal domain-containing protein, translated as MSNQSYLSLGDNRIREDFGFYFEDFTIGQIIEHRPGRTITQNDNIWFTLLTMNTAQLHFDAHYAEQTEWKKPLVDSTFTLAIITGMTVNTISKKVVANLEWDKVKLLKPVFEGDTIYAETEIKAKRESDSRPNQGIVTVETRGINQHNEVFMSFERTVLVYKRGGAPDYSI; from the coding sequence ATGAGTAATCAAAGCTATTTATCCCTGGGGGATAATCGAATCAGAGAAGATTTTGGTTTTTATTTTGAAGATTTCACTATTGGACAAATTATTGAGCACAGGCCAGGCCGAACTATAACCCAGAATGACAATATATGGTTTACTTTGCTTACCATGAATACCGCGCAGCTCCATTTTGATGCCCATTATGCCGAACAAACGGAATGGAAAAAACCTTTAGTGGATAGTACATTCACCTTAGCGATTATCACTGGGATGACAGTAAACACAATTTCTAAAAAAGTGGTCGCCAATCTTGAGTGGGATAAAGTCAAATTGTTAAAGCCCGTCTTTGAAGGGGATACTATCTATGCAGAAACAGAAATTAAAGCCAAGCGTGAATCAGACTCTCGGCCTAACCAGGGTATTGTGACAGTAGAGACACGCGGAATTAATCAGCACAATGAGGTTTTTATGTCATTTGAGCGCACCGTACTCGTTTATAAGCGAGGCGGTGCTCCTGATTATTCAATCTAA